From a region of the Eulemur rufifrons isolate Redbay chromosome 7, OSU_ERuf_1, whole genome shotgun sequence genome:
- the NBEAL2 gene encoding neurobeachin-like protein 2 isoform X1, with protein sequence MAASERLYELWLLYYTQKDLGYLQQWLKAFVGAFEKTISLSSLEPRRPEESGAEVPVLPLDALHVLAEQLDGADLEQALLLLKLFIILCRNLENVEAGWGQVLLPRVLALLTGLVTELKGQPPPQEGRGTQLENVALHSLLLCEGLFDPYQTWRRQHSGEVISSKEKSKYKFAPAAFPCEFSAFFRESLQDADHLPPMLLLRLIHLFGAVLAGGKENGQMAVSDGSVQGLLGVVRAWGHVPAQDPRLVPLALEALVGAVHVLHASRAPPRGPELRALLEGYFHVLNADWPAGPSSGSEEALVTLRVSMLDAIPMMLACEDRPVLQATFLSNNCFEHLTRLIQNSKLYLQARAPPEGDSDLATRLLTEPDVQKVLDQDADAIAVHVVRVLTCIMSGSPSAKEVFKERIGYPHLQEVLQSHGPPTHRLLQELLNMAVEGDHSTCPPPPIRNEQPVLVLTQWLPALPTAELQLFLAQRLRWLCDSCPASRATCVQAGLVGCLLETLSTGVSLGARCQEQLLALLQALGRVSLRPLELRRLLRPPPGLDSGPGGAETGKARHAGAIIRALSGMARHQGPARALCYFDLTPSMAGIMVPPVQRWPGPGFTFHAWLCLHPTDAVLAPAPTRPLQRKQLYSFFTSSGSGFEAFFTAAGTLVVAVCTRKEYLTMSLPEVSFADSAWHCVAIVHVPGRRPFSQNLVHVYKDGHLVKTAPLRCPSLSEPFSSCCIGSAGHRTTTTTTGLPTPPVPAALAHTHPSLTRSQSVPASTGPGWASGLAAPLQEGSISSTLAGTQDTRWGSPTSLEGELGAVAIFHEALQAAAVRVLCTLGPKETAPFKPEGELHELSGKLLLHYSPQACKNNICLDLSPSHGLDGRLTGHRVETWDVKDVVNCVGGMGALLPLLERVAVQPQEAEAGPAETHDLVGPELTSGHNTQGLLLPLGKSSEERMERNAVAAFLLMLRNFLQGHVVNQESLVQCQGPAIIGALLRKVPSWAMDMNVLMSAQLLMEQVAAESSRPLLYLLYQHLLFNFHLWTFSDFAVRLGHIQYMSSIVREHRQRLWKKYGVQFIFDALRTHYSPQREHPLAADDLHTMQTSLLGLAREFLVRSLSADDVQVAQVVLSFLAATGDDGQVVGALDLLLALLQGSAAQESLAVFLVESGNLEVLLALLVRPRSLPLLHDRVCKILRRLQQNERLPDWGRQRLRLPDYGLQGLVACLPEGTVSPQLCQGLYKLFLGADRLNLSDLLAVIQLSLQADLSVRLDICRQLFHLIYRLSDVVRLLAQQAGWQDVLTRLYVLEAATAGSPPPFAPEPPTSPEPALAKPPTESPAESSDVFLPSGASCPPEAFYHALSPFCSPFDLGLERASMGSGNTAGGGSSSGTLTPASQPGTPSPLDGPRPFPAAHGRHSSSLSNVLEDGSLPEPTLSGDDTSNTSNPQQTSEEELCNLLTNVLFSVTWWGVEGTDEAAWRERGQVFSVLTQLGASATLVRPPDYIKRSLLEMMLESALTDIKAAPGGVLASLTQQALWLLRLLQDFLCAEGHGNQELWSEKLFEGVCSLLDRLGAWPHLANGTADLREMAQIGLRLVLGYILLEDPQLHAQAYVKLHTLLQTAVPPRREEACYVLSKLEAALGRALNTSSSEKDTEDAAPPQAAAAAAERCSWLVPLVRTLLDRAYGPLGLQWGLPSLPPTNGSPTFFEDFQAFCVTPEWRHFIDKQVQPTMSQFEMDTYAKSHDLMSGFWNACYDMLMSSGQQRQRERAHSRRAFQELVLEPAQRWARQEGLRYSVVLKQQAAQQSTALLHWGALWRQLSSPCGAWALRDPPTPHWKLSSAETYSRMRLKLVPNHHFDPHLEASALRDNLGEVPLTPTEEASLPLAVTKEAKVSTPPEELQEDQLGEDELAALEPVMEAAELDEQHEKLVLSAECQLVTVVAVVPGLLEVTTQHVYFYDGSTERVETEEGVGHDFRRPLAQLREVHLRRFNLRRSALELFFIDQANYFLNFPCKVGGTPASSPCQAPRLQPSPIPHHTQVRNQVYSWLLRLRPPTQGYLSSCSPQEMLRASGLTQKWVQREISNFEYLMQLNTIAGRTYNDLSQYPVFPWVLQDYVSPTLDLSNPAVFRDLSKPIGVVNPKHAHLVREKYESFEDPAGTIDKFHYGTHYSNAAGVMHYLIRVEPFTSLHIQLQSGRFDCSDRQFHSVAAAWQARLESPADVKELIPEFFYFPDFLENQNGFDLGCLQLTNEKVGDVVLPPWASSPEDFIQQHRQALESEYVSAHLHEWIDLIFGYKQRGPAAEEALNVFYYCTYEGAVDLDHVTDERERKALEGIISNFGQTPCQLLKEPHPTRLSAEEVAHRLARLDTNSPSIFQHLDQLKAFFAEVVSDGVPLVLALVPHRQPHSFITQGSPDLLVTVSASGLLGTHSWLPYDRNISNYFTFSKDPTMGSPKAQRLLSGPWVPGSGVSGQALAVAPDGKLLFSGGYWDGSLRVTALPRGKLLNQLSHHLDVVTCLALDTCGIYLISGSRDTTCMVWRLLQQGGLSVGLAPKPVQVLYGHEAAVSCVAISTELDMAVSGSENGTVIIHTVRRGQFVAALQPPLATLPGPVSHLALGSEGQIVVQSSAWERPGAQVTYSLHLYSVNGRLRASLPLAEQPTALAVTEDFVLLGTAQCALHILHLNKLLPAAPPLHMKVPIHSVAVTKERSHVLVGLEDGKLIVVGAGQPSEVRSSQFARKLWRSSRRISQVSSGETEYNPGEAR encoded by the exons ATGGCCGCCTCAGAGCGGCTCTACGAGTTGTGGCTGCTCTACTACACGCAG AAGGACCTGGGCTACCTGCAGCAGTGGCTGAAGGCCTTTGTAGGTGCCTTCGAGAAGACCATCTCACTGTCCTCCCTAGAGCCACGAAG GCCAGAGGAGTCAGGTGCAGAGGTACCGGTGCTGCCATTGGATGCGCTGCATGTCCTGGCCGAGCAGCTGGATGGGGCGGACCTGGAGCAAGCCCTGCTGCTGCTCAAGCTCTTCATCATTCTCTGCAG GAACCTGGAGAATGTAGAGGCAGGCTGGGGCCAAGTGCTACTGCCCCGGGTGCTGGCACTGCTGACTGGGTTGGTGACCGAG CTGAAAGGACAGCCACCACCACAGGAGGGCCGTGGGACCCAGCTGGAGAATGTGGCCCTACATTCCCTACTCCTCTGTGAGGGCCTCTTTGACCCCTACCAGACCTGGCGGCGCCAGCACAGTGG GGAAGTCATCAGCTCCAAGGAGAAGAGCAAATACAAGTTCGCTCCTGCTGCTTTTCCCTGTGAATTCAGCGCCTTCTTCCGAG AGAGCCTGCAGGATGCAGATCACTTGCCTCCCATGCTGCTGTTGCGTCTCATCCACCTCTTTGGCGCGGTCCTCGCAGGGGGAAAG GAGAATGGGCAGATGGCTGTGAGTGATGGCTCTGTGCAGGGCCTGCTGGGTGTGGTGCGGGCCTGGGGCCATGTGCCAGCCCAGGACCCACGCCTAGTGCCGCTGGCGCTGGAGGCACTAGTGGGTGCCGTACATGTCCTGCATGCCAGCCGTGCACCCCCCCGAGGGCCAGAGCTTCGTGCCCTGCTTGAGGGCTACTTCCACGTCCTTAATGCCGACTGGCCAGCTGGTCCGAGCTCAGGCTCTGAAGAGGCCCTTGTTACCCTGCGAGTCAGCATGCTAG ACGCCATCCCCATGATGCTGGCATGTGAGGACCGGCCGGTGCTGCAAGCCACCTTCCTCAGCAACAATTGCTTTGAACACCTCACTCGCCTCATTCAGAACAGCAag CTGTACCTGCAGGCCCGGGCGCCCCCTGAGGGGGACAGTGACCTGGCTACCCGGTTACTGACAGAGCCCGATGTCCAGAAG GTTCTGGACCAAGACGCAGACGCCATTGCAGTCCATGTAGTGAGGGTGCTGACCTGCATCATGAGCGGCTCCCCATCCGCCAAG GAGGTATTTAAGGAACGCATCGGCTACCCTCACCTGCAGGAGGTTCTGCAGAGCCACGGTCCTCCCACCCATCGGCTTCTGCAAGAGCTGCTCAACATG GCTGTGGAGGGTGACCACAGCACATGCCCACCCCCACCAATCCGCAACGAGCAGCCGGTGCTGGTGCTGACACAGTGGCTACCAGCACTGCCCACAGCCGAGCTGCAGCTCTTCCTAGCACAACGCCTCCGGTGGCTCTGTGACAGCTGCCCTGCCAGCCGTGCCACCTGTGTGCAGGCGGGCCTGGTGGGCTGCCTGTTGGAGACACTCAGCACGGGGGTATCCCTGGGGGCCCGCTGCCAGGAGCAGTTGCTGGCACTGCTGCAAGCTCTGGGCCGCGTGTCATTAAGGCCCTTGGAGCTGCGTCGCTTGCTGCGCCCCCCACCAGGGCTGGACTCGGGGCCAGGTGGAGCCGAGACTGGGAAGGCGCGACACGCAGGTGCTATCATCCGCGCATTATCAGGCATGGCCAGGCACCAGGGTCCTGCACGTGCCCTGTGCTACTTTGACCTCACACCCAGCATGGCGGGTATCATGGTGCCCCCTGTGCAGCGATGGCCAGGACCTGGCTTCACCTTCCATGCCTGGCTGTGTCTGCACCCCACGGATGCAGTGcttgccccagcccccacccggcCACTCCAGCGAAAGCAGCTTTACAG CTTCTTCACCAGCAGTGGCTCAGGGTTTGAGGCCTTCTTCACGGCGGCTGGGACCCTGGTGGTGGCAGTGTGCACACGGAAGGAGTACTTGACCATGAGCTTGCCCGAAGTGTCCTTTGCCGACTCTGCCTGG CACTGTGTGGCTATCGTCCATGTGCCTGGGCGCCGGCCCTTCAGCCAGAACCTGGTCCATGTCTACAAAGATGGCCATCTGGTCAAGACAGCACCCCTCCGCTGCCCCTCCCTCAGTGAG CCTTTCTCCTCCTGCTGTATCGGCTCTGCTGGGCACcgcacaaccaccaccaccacgggGCTGCCCACGCCACCAGTCCCCGCTGCCCTGGCTCACACTCACCCCTCCCTTACCCGCTCCCAGTCGGTCCCAGCCTCCACAGGCCCTGGCTGGGCGTCTGGGCTGGCGGCCCCGCTGCAGGAGGGCAGCATCAGCTCCACCCTTGCAGGCACACAGGACACTCGGTGGGGCAGCCCCACGTCCCTGGAGGGTGAGCTTGGGGCTGTGGCCATCTTCCATGAAGCCCTGCAGGCAGCGGCTGTGCGGGTCCTGTGCACCCTGG GGCCCAAGGAGACGGCACCCTTCAAGCCTGAGGGCGAGCTGCACGAGCTCAGCGGCAAGCTGCTTCTCCATTACTCCCCTCAG GCCTGTAAGAACAACATCTGCCTGGACCTGTCCCCCAGCCATGGGCTGGATGGCCGCCTGACAGGACACAGGGTAGAGACCTGGGACGTGAag GATGTAGTGAACTGCGTGGGGGGCATGGGTGCCCTGCTGCCTCTGCTGGAGCGAGTGGCAGTGCAGccccaagaggctgaggcaggcccGGCTGAAACACATGACCTCGTGGGGCCTGAATTGACCTCTGGCCACAACACCCAGGGCCTACTTCTCCCCCTGGGCAAGTCTTCAG AGGAACGCATGGAGAGGAACGCAGTGGCTGCCTTTCTGCTGATGCTGCGGAACTTCCTGCAGGGCCACGTCGTGAACCAGGAGAGCCTGGTGCAGTGCCAGGGGCCCGCCATCATCGGGGCCCTCCTGCGaaag gTTCCCAGCTGGGCCATGGACATGAACGTGCTCATGTCTGCCCAGCTGCTGATGGAGCAGGTGGCAGCTGAGAGCAGCAGACCCCTCCTGTACCTGCTCTACCAGCATCTGCTCTTCAACTTTCACCTGTGGACCTTCAGTGACTTTGCTGTGCGTCTCG GCCACATCCAGTACATGTCCAGCATAGTCCGTGAGCACAGACAGAGGCTGTGGAAGAAGTACGGGGTCCAGTTCATCTTCGATGCCCTGCGTACCCACTATAG CCCGCAGCGGGAGCACCCCCTGGCTGCTGACGACCTGCACACGATGCAGACTTCCCTCCTGGGCCTGGCTCGGGAGTTCCTGGTACGCAGCCTCTCAGCCGATGACGTGCAGGTGGCACAGGTTGTGCTGAGTTTTCTGGCGGCCACGGGTGATGATGGCCAG GTGGTGGGTGCGCTGGACCTGCTGCTGGCACTGCTGCAGGGCTCCGCGGCACAGGAGTCCTTGGCTGTCTTTCTGGTGGAGTCGGGGAACCTCGAAGTGCTGCTGGCACTGCTGGTGCGGCCGAGGTCGCTGCCTCTGCTGCATGACCGGGTCTGCAAG ATACTGCGCAGACTGCAGCAGAACGAGCGATTACCTGACTGGGGCCGTCAGCGGCTCCGGCTGCCAGACTATGGTCTTCAGGGTCTCGTTGCCTGCCTGCCTGAGGGGACTGTTTCCCCCCAGCTCTGCCAGGGCCTCTACAAGCTGTTCCTGGGGGCAG ACCGCCTGAACCTCTCAGATCTGCTGGCTGTGATACAGCTGTCCCTCCAGGCTGACCTCAGTGTCCGCCTGGACATCTGTCGCCAG CTCTTCCACCTCATCTACAGACTCTCGGATGTAGTGCGGCTACTGGCCCAACAAGCTGGCTGGCAGGATGTCCTGACCCGGCTGTATGTCCTGGAGGCAGCCACGGCTGGCAGTCCCCCGCCCTTTGCCCCAGAACCACCCACCTCCCCTGAGCCAGCCCTGGCCAAGCCACCCACTGAGTCACCTGCTGAGTCTTCGGATGTcttcctgccctcaggggctTCCTGCCCCCCTGAAGCCTTTTACCATGCTCTCTCCCCATTTTGCTCGCCCTTTGACTTGGGCCTGGAACGGGCCAGCATGGGCTCAGGCAACACTGCTGGTGGCGGCAGCAGCAGTGGGACTCTTactccagccagccagcctggcACACCTTCCCCACTGGATGGTCCGAGGCCCTTCCCTGCTGCCCATGGCCGCCACAGCTCCAGTCTCTCCAATGTGCTGGAGGATGGCAGCCTCCCGGAGCCCACCCTTAGCGGGGATGACACCTCTAACACCAGCAACCCTCAG CAAACCTCTGAGGAGGAGTTGTGCAACCTGCTCACCAACGTGCTGTTCTCAGTGACGTGGTGGGGTGTGGAAGGCACCGATGAGGCTGCCTGGCGGGAGCGTGGCCAGGTCTTCTCCGTGCTTACCCAGCTGGGGGCCTCAGCCACACTTGTGCGCCCCCCAGACTACATCAAGCGCAG cctcctggAGATGATGCTGGAGTCAGCCCTGACCGACATCAAGGCGGCCCCTGGTGGCGTCCTGGCCAGCCTCACCCAGCAGGCACTTTGGCTGCTGCGTCTGCTGCAGGACTTCCTGTGTGCCGAGGGCCATGGTAACCAGGAGCTGTGGAGTGAAAAG CTCTTTGAAGGTGTGTGTAGCCTGCTTGATCGCCTGGGAGCCTGGCCGCACCTGGCCAACGGCACAGCTGATCTCCGTGAGATGGCACAGATTGGCCTGCGTCTAGTACTTGGCTACATCCTGCTGGAAGACCCACAG CTGCATGCCCAGGCCTACGTGAAGCTACACACGCTGCTGCAGACCGCAGTGCCACCccgccgggaggaggcctgctaTGTGCTCTCCAAGCTGGAGGCTGCACTGGGGCGGGCGCTGAACACCTCTTCCTCCGAGAAGGACACTGAGGATGCAGCGCCCCCACAggcagctgcagcagctgcagagCGCTGCTCGTGGCTGGTGCCACTAGTGCGCACACTGCTGGACCGTGCCTATGGGCCACTGGGGCTGCAGTGGGGACTGCCTTCCCTGCCGCCCACCAATGGCAGCCCCACCTTCTTCGAGGATTTCCAGGCTTTTTGTGTCACACCTGAATGGCGCCACTTCATCGACAAGCAG GTGCAGCCCACCATGTCTCAGTTCGAAATGGACACGTACGCTAAGAGCCACGACCTCATGTCGGGCTTCTGGAACGCCTGCTATGACATGCTCATGAGCAGTGGGCAGCAGCGCCAGCGGGAGCGTGCTCATAGTCGTCGCGCCTTCCAG GAGTTGGTGCTGGAGCCTGCACAGCGGTGGGCACGCCAGGAGGGACTGCGCTACTCCGTGGTGCTGAAGCAGCAGGCGGCACAGCAGTCCACCGCCCTGCTGCACTGGGGGGCGCTGTGGCGCCAGCTCTCCAGCCCCTGCGGGGCCTGGGCGCTGAG agacccccccacccctcactggAAACTGTCCAGTGCTGAGACATACTCGCGCATGCGTCTGAAGCTGGTGCCCAACCATCATTTCGACCCTCACCTGGAAGCTAGCGCCCTCCGTGACAATCTGG GTGAGGTTCCCCTGACACCCACCGAGGAAGCCTCACTGCCTCTGGCAGTGACCAAAGAGGCCAAAGTGAGCACCCCCCCGGAGGAGCTGCAGGAAGACCAGCTGGGCGAGGATGAGCTGGCTGCACTGGAGCCCGT GATGGAGGCAGCAGAGCTGGATGAACAGCATGAGAAACTGGTGCTGTCGGCTGAGTGCCAGCTGGTGACGGTAGTGGCTGTGGTCCCAGGGCTGCTGGAGGTCACCACGCAGCACGTATACTTCTACGATGGCAGCACCGAGCGCGTGGAAACCGAGGAGG GCGTCGGCCACGACTTCCGGCGCCCGCTGGCCCAGCTGCGTGAGGTCCACCTGCGGCGTTTCAACCTGCGCCGTTCAGCACTTGAACTCTTCTTCATTGATCAGGCCAACTACTTCCTCAACTTCCCGTGCAAGGTGGGCGGGACCCCGGCCTCATCTCCTTGCCAGGCTCCCAGGCTCCAACCCTCCCCTATCCCACACCACACCCAGGTTCGGAACCAGGTGTATTCGTGGCTCCTGCGCCTGCGGCCCCCCACTCAAGGCTACCTAAGCAGCTGCTCCCCCCAGGAGATGCTGCGTGCCTCAGGCCTTACCCAG AAATGGGTACAGCGTGAGATATCCAACTTCGAGTACTTGATGCAACTCAACACCATTGCGGGGAGGACCTACAATGACCTGTCTCAGTACCCCGTG TTTCCCTGGGTCCTGCAGGACTACGTTTCCCCAACTCTGGACCTCAGCAACCCAGCTGTCTTCCGGGACCTGTCCAAGCCCATCGGTGTGGTGAACCCCAAGCATGCTCATCTCGTGAGGGAGAA GTATGAGAGCTTTGAGGACCCTGCGGGCACCATCGACAAGTTCCACTATGGCACCCACTACTCCAACGCAGCAGGCGTGATGCACTACCTCATCCGCGTGGAGCCCTTCACCTCCTTGCACATCCAGCTGCAGAGCGGCCG CTTTGACTGCTCTGACCGGCAGTTCCACTCGGTGGCGGCAGCCTGGCAGGCGCGCCTGGAGAGCCCTGCCGACGTGAAGGAGCTCATCCCAGAGTTCTTCTACTTCCCTGACTTCCTGGAGAACCAGAACG GCTTCGACCTGGGCTGCCTCCAGCTGACCAACGAGAAGGTGGGGGACGTGGTGCTGCCCCCGTGGGCCAGCTCTCCTGAGGACTTCATCCAGCAGCACCGCCAGGCTCTG GAGTCAGAGTATGTGTCTGCCCACCTGCATGAGTGGATCGACCTCATCTTCGGCTACAAGCAGCGGGGGCCGGCAGCCGAGGAGGCCCTCAATGTCTTCTATTACTGCACCTACGAAG GGGCCGTAGACCTGGACCATGTGACGGATGAGCGGGAACGGAAAGCTCTGGAAGGCATTATCAGCAACTTTGGGCAGACTCCCTGTCAGCTGCTAAAG GAGCCACATCCAACCCGGCTCTCAGCGGAGGAAGTAGCCCATCGCCTTGCACGTCTGGACACTAACTCACCTAGCATCTTCCAGCATCTGGACCAGCTCAAGGCTTTCTTCGCAGAA GTTGTCAGTGATGGTGTGCCCCTGGTGTTAGCCTTGGTCCCCCACCGGCAGCCCCACTCCTTCATCACCCAGGGCTCCCCAGACCTGTTG GTGACCGTGAGTGCCAGTGGGCTGCTGGGCACCCACAGCTGGTTGCCCTATGACCGCAACATAAGCAACTACTTCACCTTCAGCAAAGACCCCACCATGGGCAGCCCCAA GGCGCAGCGACTGCTGAGTGGCCCGTGGGTGCCAGGCAGTGGTGTGAGTGGGCAAGCATTGGCAGTGGCCCCCGATGGAAAGCTGCTGTTCAGTGGTGGCTACTGGGACGGCAGCCTGCGAGTGACTGCATTACCCCGTGGCAAGCTCTTGAACCAGCTCAGCCACCACCTTG ATGTAGTGACCTGCCTTGCACTGGATACCTGTGGCATCTACCTCATCTCAGGCTCCCGGGATACCACATGCATGGTGTGGCGGCTCCTGCAACAG GGTGGTCTGTCAGTAGGGCTGGCACCAAAGCCTGTGCAGGTCCTATATGGgcatgaggctgcagtgagctgtgtggCCATCAGCACTGAACTCGACATGGCTGTGTCTGGATCCGAG AATGGAACTGTGATCATACACACTGTACGCCGTGGCCAGTTTGTGGCAGCACTGCAGCCTCCACTTGCCACATTGCCTGGACCTGTGTCCCACCTGGCACTGGGATCTGAAGGCCAGATTGTGGTACAGAGCTCAGCATGGGAACGTCCTGGGGCTCAG GTCACCTACTCCTTGCACCTGTACTCAGTCAATGGGAGGTTGCGGGCTTCACTGCCCCTGGCAGAGCAGCCTACAGCCCTGGCAGTGACAGAGGACTTTGTGTTGCTGGGCACTGCACAGTGTGCCCTGCACATCCTCCATCTGAACAA ACTGCTCCCGGCGGCGCCTCCCTTGCACATGAAGGTGCCCATCCACAGTGTAGCTGTGACCAAGGAGCGCAGCCACGTGCTTGTGGGCCTGGAGGATGGCAAGCTTATTGTGGTGGGCGCAGGGCAGCCCTCCGAG GTGCGGAGCAGCCAGTTCGCGCGAAAGCTGTGGCGGTCCTCGCGGCGCATCTCCCAGGTGTCCTCGGGCGAGACGGAGTACAACCCTGGAGAGGCGCGCTGA